A genomic segment from Toxotes jaculatrix isolate fToxJac2 chromosome 6, fToxJac2.pri, whole genome shotgun sequence encodes:
- the edem3 gene encoding ER degradation-enhancing alpha-mannosidase-like protein 3 — protein sequence MPSLPFSLVLLGALCSLGQAMSREEKQRLRNQVVEMFDHAYQNYMDHAYPADELMPLTCRGRVRGLEPSRGDIDDALGKFSLTLIDTLDTLVLLNKTTEFEAAVRRVLSDVRLDNDIVVSVFETNIRVLGGLLGGHSMAVMLKEEGQHMQWYQDELLHMAKDLGLRLLPAFNTSSGLPYPRVNLKYGVRGPETRTGTETDTCTACAGTIILEFAALSRFTGDPVFEAHARRALDFLWEKRQRNSNLVGTTINIHSGEWVRRDSGVGAGIDSYYEYLLKAYILLGDDLFLQRFNIHYASIMKYISQPPLLLDVHIHKPLLPARTWMDSLLAFFPGLQVLKGDIRPAIETHEMLYQVTKKHNFLPEAFTTDFRVHWAQHPLRPEFAESTYFLYKATGDPYYLEAGRTILDNLNRFARVPCGFAAMKDVRTGSHEDRMDSFFLAEMFKYLFLLFADAEDLPFDVEDYVFTTEAHLLPLSLSAASQSSFTTSNRTSEEELDDSNFDWTCPNTRLLFPDPAFPRNLREPIRSAVDKSCPRPAPYREPGMGRPPLRAQDFMANNPEHLELLRRMGVSLIHLKDGRVQLVQHATQAVSAVAAEDGVRFMQEMMELSSQQQKEQLPPRAIQIVSHPFFGRVVLTAGPAQFGTDLSKSSTGVRGFVTVAEPYSGCSEITNAEYVQGHIALLQRGQCMFAEKARHIQKAGAIGGIVIDDNEGSSSDTAPLFQMAGDGRNTDDITLPLLFLFHKEGNILLEALKEYREVEVLLSDKARDRGVDVQEAEEDCLTEATTPTSFEPTSQTQMSTVELDESASEEVSPSQEEASPVSEETSPAEEVSPPEEEASPAEAESDSAQPPEERDSDRREESEGDTDSSSQSVDELLADWREDLEAFQQMEKDEL from the exons atgCCGTCTTTACCATTTTCACTGGTGTTGCTCGGAGCATTATGCAGTCTCGGACAGGCCATGTCACGGGAGGAGAAGCAAAGGTTGAG GAACCAAGTGGTTGAGATGTTTGATCATGCGTATCAGAATTATATG GACCATGCGTACCCAGCAGATGAGCTGATGCCTCTGACATGCAGAGGAAGAGTACGTGGGCTTGAACCCAGTCGAGGCGACATAGACGACGCTCTGGGAAA GTTCTCTCTGACCCTCATAGATACCCTGGATACTCTGGTG CTTTTGAATAAGACGACAGAGTTTGAGGCGGCAGTGAGGAGAGTCCTATCAGATGTGAGGCTGGATAATGACATTGTAGTGTCGGTCTTTGAAACCAACATTCGAGTCCTTGG agGTCTGTTAGGAGGGCACTCCATGGCTGTGATGCTGAAGGAGGAAGGTCAGCACATGCAGTGGTACCAGGATGAGCTCCTGCATATGGCCAAAGACCTGGGCCTCCGACTGCTGCCGGCCTTCAACACCAGCAGTGGCCTGCCTTACCCCCGG GTGAACTTGAAATATGGTGTCAGGGGTCCTGAGACGAGAACAGGCACAGAAACGGACACTTGCACTGCCTGTGCAGGAACCATCATCCTGGAGTTTGCTGCCTTAAGTCGCTTCACTGGGGATCCTGTGTTTGAG gcccatgCCCGGAGAGCCTTGGACTTTCTGtgggagaagagacagaggaacagcAATCTGGTGGGAACCACCATCAACATTCACTCTGGAGAGTGGGTCCGAAGAG ACAGTGGAGTCGGAGCAGGAATTGACTCATACTATGAATACCTGCTAAAGGCCTACATCCTCTTGGGAGATGACCTGTTTCTGCAGCGGTTCAATATT CACTATGCATCTATAATGAAGTACATTAGccagcctcctctgctgctcgaTGTCCACATCCACAAACCTCTGCTTCCTGCACGCACCTGGATGGACTCTCTGCTGGCTTTCTTCCCTGGACTGCAG GTGTTGAAAGGAGATATCCGTCCTGCTATCGAGACTCACGAGATGTTGTACCAAGTTACCAAGAAACACAACTTCCTCCCAGAG GCCTTCACTACTGATTTCAGGGTACACTGGGCCCAACATCCCCTGAGGCCTGAGTTTGCGGAGAGCACCTATTTCCTTTACAAG GCCACAGGAGACCCTTACTACCTGGAGGCAGGTCGCACCATCCTGGACAACCTCAATCGCTTTGCTCGTGTTCCCTGCGGCTTCGCTGCAATGAAGGACGTGCGCACTGGCAGCCACGAGGACAG aaTGGACTCGTTCTTCCTGGCTGAGATGTTTAAATACCTGTTCCTGCTGTTTGCTGATGCGGAGGACCTACCTTTTGACGTGGAGGACTACGTCTTCACAACCGAGGCacatctgctgcctctgtccctctctgcgGCTTCTCAGTCGTCATTTACTACCTCAAACAGAACG tcagaggaggagctggacgACTCTAACTTTGACTGGACCTGCCCTAACACCCGCCTCCTGTTTCCTGATCCCGCCTTCCCTCGTAACCTGAGAGAACCAATACGTAGTGCTGTGGACAAGAGCTGCCCCCGTCCTGCTCCTTACCG GGAGCCTGGTATGGGCCGTCCTCCCCTGAGGGCTCAGGACTTCATGGCAAACAACCCTGAACATCTGGAGCTGCTGAGGAGGATGGGAGTCAGTCTCATCCACCTGAAAGATGGCAGGGTGCAACTAGTCCAGCATGCTACACAG GCGGTGAGCGCGGTAGCAGCAGAGGACGGCGTGCGTTTCATGCAGGAGATGATGGAGCTGTCCAGCcagcagcagaaagagcagctgCCTCCCAGAGCCATTCAGATTGTCTCACATCCGTTCTTTGGCAGGGTTGTTCTGACCGCCGGCCCAGCGCAGTTTGGCACAGACCTGTCCAAAAGTTCCACAGGG GTACGAGGCTTTGTGACTGTGGCTGAACCCTACAGCGGCTGTTCTGAGATCACCAATGCTGAGTACGTCCAGGGCCACATCGCTCTTCTCCAGAGGGGTCAGTGCATGTTTGCAGAAAAGGCCCGACACATCCAGAAGGCTGGCGCCATCGGAGGCATAGTCATCG ACGACAATGagggcagcagcagtgacacagcTCCCCTGTTTCAGATGGCTGGGGATGGCCGCAACACAGATGACATCACCttgcctctcctcttcctcttccacaaGGAGGGCAACATCCTGCTGGAGGCGCTGAAGGAGTacagggaggtggaggtgcTGCTGAGCGACAAGgccagagacagag GTGTAGATGTgcaagaagcagaggaggactGCTTAACTGAGGCAACAACTCCCACCTCATTTGAACCCACCAGCCAAACGCAAATGAGCACGGTGGAACTAGACGaatctgcttcagaggaggttTCTCCATCACAGGAGGAAGCCAGTCCTGTAAGTGAAGAAACTAGTCCTGCGGAAGAAGTTAGTCCACCGGAAGAGGAAGCTAGTCCTGCAGAGGCAGAGTCTGATTCGGCTCAGCctccagaggagagagactctgacaggagagaggagtcTGAGGGCGACACAGACTCAAGCAGCCAATCAGTGGATGAGCTGCTGGCTGATTGGCGGGAAGACTTGGAGGCTTTCCAGCAGATGGAGAAGGATGAGCTCTGA